The following are encoded in a window of Longimicrobium sp. genomic DNA:
- a CDS encoding amino acid adenylation domain-containing protein, with protein MTDARRAGLSPGRLELLRRRLGGDASAARAQEPIPRCAGAGPAFPASFAQERMWFVAQYDPGNPMYNVAGAELVRAEAGVAALERALTLAVRRHEALRTVFRVEGGELRQVVLDPFPVRVDARDVRDRTAPGGVPLVDRMLAVVREEAARPFDLAAGPLLRVALLRVSDERCALVTTVHHIAADGWSYQALGREIDELYGHFAAGREPALPDLPLRYADYAVWQRGWLAGAELERQVAYWRGALADAPVLDLPTDRPRPPQQSFRGRLHGFALTPALAAALRRVGRAEAASLNMVILAGFAALLARWAGQNDLVVGTILANRNRAELEQVLGFFANTAALRLRLEGAPTFRQAIRTARQAVLDADAHQELPFEKLVEELGVERDPSRHPLFQALYFHHATVAAHESTAGGMEKLLGSRPLSEESPLAAIDTGAAKWDLMMATLEMDDGGVSGVLEYATDLFDAATMERFARQLATLLEAAAAAPDRPLADLPLMDAEERRRVVHGWNAESRRDHPFVSLPARWEMRVAADRDAPAIRFAGRVVTRGELNARANRIARRLAALGARPGATVGVCLERTPDLVAAVLGVMKAGAAYVPLDPAYPPARLAAIVGDARAAAVVTVSALADVIPSGIPLISLDLQAAEIEAESAEDLGMEIDPASLAYVLYTSGSTGTPKGVMVEHQGLSTLLSWLDEVMPDEERAAVLGSTSFSFDVSVAEVFGTLCAGGALVLVENALELVDAEAVRSAFMAPAAAAELLRRGALPPTLRALNLGGEALPGDLVDALLATGTVRTVRNLYGPTEATVYATCEDVCRGDPRPPIGRPVADMRAYVLDARLRPAPVGIPGELYLGGPGVARGYANRPALTAERFITDPFAGRPGARMYRTGDRVRWKCESAKVRKCESDGNSREDETTFALSHSRTFALEYLGRLDTQVKLRGFRIEPGEVESVLRRHPAVADAVAVVRGEGDARRLVAYVTPSSADAAALRAHAAERLPDYMVPAVVVGLDAFPLTTSGKVDRRALPEPDPDAAAEAEAYLAPETPTEQTLAALWEELLGIRGVGAGHSFFALGAHSLMAMRMTTGVLERLDVELPLRAVFETPRLRDLATRIDQLREEALAALLEELGGDLSALGS; from the coding sequence ATGACGGACGCGCGGCGGGCCGGGCTCTCGCCCGGGCGGCTGGAGCTGCTGCGGCGGCGCCTGGGCGGCGACGCCTCGGCCGCGCGCGCGCAGGAGCCCATCCCGCGCTGCGCGGGGGCGGGGCCCGCGTTCCCGGCGTCGTTCGCGCAGGAGCGGATGTGGTTCGTGGCGCAGTACGACCCCGGCAACCCCATGTACAACGTGGCCGGGGCCGAGCTGGTGCGCGCGGAGGCCGGCGTCGCCGCGCTGGAGCGCGCGCTGACGCTGGCCGTCCGCCGCCACGAGGCGCTGCGCACCGTCTTCCGCGTGGAGGGCGGCGAGCTGCGCCAGGTGGTGCTCGATCCCTTCCCCGTGCGGGTGGACGCGCGCGACGTCCGCGACCGCACCGCGCCCGGCGGCGTGCCGCTGGTCGACCGGATGCTGGCGGTGGTGCGCGAGGAGGCCGCGCGGCCGTTCGACCTGGCCGCGGGGCCGCTCCTGCGCGTGGCGCTGCTGCGGGTGTCGGACGAGCGCTGCGCGCTGGTGACCACCGTCCACCACATCGCCGCCGACGGGTGGAGCTACCAGGCGCTGGGGCGCGAGATCGACGAGCTGTACGGCCACTTCGCGGCCGGGCGCGAGCCGGCGCTCCCCGATCTCCCGCTCCGCTACGCCGACTACGCCGTCTGGCAGCGCGGCTGGCTCGCGGGCGCAGAGCTGGAGCGGCAGGTGGCCTACTGGCGCGGGGCGCTGGCGGACGCGCCCGTCCTCGATCTCCCGACCGACCGGCCGCGCCCGCCGCAGCAGAGCTTCCGCGGGCGGCTGCACGGCTTCGCGCTCACCCCCGCGCTGGCGGCGGCGTTGCGGCGCGTGGGGCGGGCGGAGGCGGCATCGCTGAACATGGTGATCCTGGCCGGCTTCGCGGCGCTGCTGGCGCGGTGGGCGGGGCAGAACGACCTGGTGGTGGGCACCATCCTGGCCAACCGCAACCGCGCGGAGCTGGAGCAGGTGCTTGGGTTCTTTGCCAACACCGCGGCGCTGCGGCTGCGGCTGGAGGGCGCGCCGACCTTCCGCCAGGCGATCCGCACGGCCCGTCAGGCGGTGCTCGACGCCGACGCGCACCAGGAGCTGCCGTTCGAGAAGCTGGTGGAGGAGCTGGGCGTGGAGCGCGACCCCAGCCGGCACCCGCTCTTCCAGGCGCTCTACTTCCACCACGCCACGGTGGCGGCGCACGAGAGCACGGCGGGGGGGATGGAGAAGCTGCTCGGCTCGCGGCCCCTCTCGGAGGAGAGCCCGCTGGCGGCCATCGACACCGGGGCGGCCAAGTGGGACCTGATGATGGCCACGCTGGAGATGGACGACGGTGGCGTCAGCGGAGTGCTGGAGTACGCCACCGACCTCTTCGACGCGGCCACGATGGAGCGCTTCGCCCGGCAGCTGGCCACGCTGCTGGAAGCCGCCGCCGCCGCGCCCGACCGCCCGCTCGCCGACCTGCCGCTGATGGACGCGGAGGAGCGGCGCCGCGTGGTGCACGGGTGGAACGCCGAGTCGCGGCGCGACCACCCCTTTGTCTCCCTCCCCGCGCGCTGGGAGATGCGCGTCGCGGCGGACCGGGACGCGCCGGCGATCCGCTTCGCCGGGCGGGTGGTGACGCGCGGGGAGCTGAACGCGCGCGCCAACCGCATCGCCCGGCGGCTGGCGGCGCTCGGCGCACGGCCGGGCGCGACGGTGGGCGTGTGCCTGGAGCGCACGCCGGACCTCGTCGCCGCGGTGCTGGGGGTGATGAAGGCTGGCGCGGCGTACGTCCCCCTCGACCCCGCGTATCCCCCCGCGCGGCTGGCGGCGATCGTGGGCGATGCCCGGGCGGCCGCGGTGGTGACCGTCTCCGCGCTGGCCGATGTCATCCCCTCCGGCATCCCCCTGATCTCCCTCGACCTGCAGGCGGCGGAGATCGAGGCAGAATCGGCGGAGGATCTGGGGATGGAGATCGACCCCGCGTCGCTCGCCTACGTCCTCTACACCTCGGGATCGACGGGCACGCCGAAGGGGGTAATGGTGGAGCACCAGGGCCTCTCCACCCTGCTGTCGTGGCTAGACGAGGTGATGCCGGACGAGGAGCGGGCGGCGGTGCTGGGCTCGACCTCCTTCTCCTTCGACGTCTCCGTGGCCGAGGTGTTCGGCACCCTCTGCGCCGGCGGCGCGCTGGTGCTGGTGGAGAACGCGCTGGAGTTGGTGGACGCCGAGGCGGTGCGGTCGGCGTTCATGGCGCCCGCCGCCGCGGCCGAGCTGCTGCGCCGCGGCGCGCTTCCGCCGACGCTGCGCGCGCTGAACCTGGGCGGCGAGGCGCTCCCCGGCGACCTGGTGGACGCGCTGCTAGCGACGGGAACGGTGCGCACCGTCCGCAACCTGTACGGCCCCACCGAGGCTACCGTCTACGCCACCTGCGAGGACGTGTGCCGCGGCGACCCGCGCCCGCCCATCGGCCGCCCGGTGGCCGACATGCGGGCCTACGTGCTCGACGCGCGGCTGCGTCCGGCGCCAGTGGGCATCCCCGGTGAGCTGTACCTGGGCGGCCCCGGCGTGGCGCGGGGATACGCGAACCGTCCGGCGCTCACCGCCGAGCGCTTCATCACCGACCCCTTCGCGGGCCGGCCGGGCGCGCGGATGTATCGCACCGGCGACCGGGTTCGGTGGAAGTGCGAAAGTGCGAAGGTGCGAAAGTGCGAAAGTGACGGAAATTCGCGCGAGGACGAAACCACTTTCGCACTCTCGCACTCTCGCACTTTCGCACTCGAATACCTCGGCCGCCTCGACACGCAGGTGAAGCTGCGCGGCTTCCGCATCGAGCCGGGCGAGGTGGAGAGCGTGCTCCGCCGCCACCCCGCCGTCGCCGACGCGGTGGCCGTGGTGCGCGGCGAGGGTGACGCGCGGCGGCTGGTGGCGTACGTCACGCCGTCGTCGGCCGACGCGGCGGCGCTGCGGGCGCACGCGGCGGAGCGGCTCCCAGATTACATGGTGCCCGCCGTGGTGGTGGGGCTGGACGCGTTCCCGCTCACCACCAGCGGCAAGGTGGACCGCCGCGCGCTCCCCGAGCCCGACCCGGACGCGGCCGCCGAGGCGGAGGCGTACCTCGCGCCCGAGACGCCCACCGAGCAGACGCTCGCGGCGCTCTGGGAGGAACTGCTGGGGATCAGGGGCGTGGGTGCCGGGCACTCGTTCTTCGCCCTGGGCGCGCACTCGCTGATGGCGATGCGGATGACGACCGGCGTGCTGGAGCGGCTGGACGTGGAGCTGCCGCTGCGCGCCGTGTTCGAGACGCCGCGCCTCCGCGACCTCGCCACCCGCATCGACCAGTTGCGCGAGGAGGCGCTGGCCGCGCTGCTCGAGGAGCTCGGCGGCGACCTGTCGGCGCTGGGATCGTAA
- a CDS encoding amino acid adenylation domain-containing protein: MDITTRRAGLSPERRALLQQRLSGRGEAAAPALETITRCAGPGPEHPASFMQEQMWLVTQLDPEHAVYNVPVAVLVRADADIPALERAFSEVVRRHEGLRTVFRVVDGQLRQVVLPPFPVRAEVRDVRDRVGDDFERDVRRLVTEEGARLLDVERGPLVRMTLLRVNDERYALVITVHHIVTDGWAYPLLLHELWTLYAADRRGERADLPAPGLRYADYAVWQREHLTGATLQRHVDYWRNLLAGAPETELVGDRPRPARPSYRGAFHHFVVPEATTAALRALCLREKVTLNMVLTAGFAATLARYSGNADVVLGALFGNRNRPELHDVVGCFVNSAALRLDLTDDPGLAAASRRARMLILEAEAHQELPFEKVVEHLHVERDPSRNPLFQVMYFHHTFIAAHTSAVDDGLDARPVYEDNRAALVDTGMSKLDLTMATLEDGPKLSGVVEYATDLFDAETVDRFCRHFCTLLTRAAAEPERPLSQLSLLDAGERREVLEGWSRGPATAVEPAPFHRLWEAQAARTPDAEAVRHAGEAVSFAELNARANRLARRLRAAGVGPETVVALCLERSPRVIQSMLAVSKAGGAFLPVDPAYPPERRRYMLEDSGARVVIAERGDDAIPAGIPVIHPDVMEGDDGNLEGADEVENAAYVIYTSGSTGLPKGVVLTHRGIASLAAMEAEVLGAHPGARVLQFASFSFDASLWDVFTILSGATLVIAPRDEAAAGELLAEFLERERVNVVTLGPSVLATLPPDGLPDLRTVVSTGEAVGPEVVRRWGTGRRFVNGYGPTETTVGATLSINPAAEGRISIGRPWPGLQTYVLDPALRPLPAGIPGEVCVGGIGVARGYLGRPALTAEKFVPDPFGGVPGARLYRTGDVARWTCESAKVRKCESEAEPGETTLALSHSRTFALEFIGRADRQVKIRGFRIELGEVETALLALPGVREAAAIVHEPAPGSRRLVAYVAADDGVTADGLRAALRSGMPEYMVPSALVLLPALPRTPNGKLDRRALPAPEIAEAAGDQTAPRTRAEEVLARVWAQVLGRESVGVHDNFFELGGDSILSIQVIVRAAREGVRIALRQVFQHQTIAELAAAAETATPIDAEQGPVTGDAPLTPTQRWILERGIPRPEHWNMGMALEARGRLDPHLLQRAADAVAAHHDALRTRFVRGDGGWTASTAVPEPAAFDRFDLSSIPQEQLEMEMEARAAAVQTGMDLAAGPLFRVALFDLGPDRPQRILVAAHHLVVDAVSLPVLAEDLEAAYRQLAGGGEVRLPPKTTAFREWARRLDERARAPETLAQLPFWLGALPAAADPLPADVPGAPDDEAGTAVAVAELTVAETRALLEEVPAAFGTQVNDALLAALAEAFRAWSGRESLLVDVEGHGREDLFDDVDVSRTVGWFTSVFPIHLQATGDAAATLNGVKEALRAVPERGMGHGLLRWLAGDAAAELAARPAAEVSFNYMGQAGAAAPDSSALLVPAAGPIGPTRDPSQPRTHRISVEGSVADGVLRMGIFYGARVFRAETMERLAEAYGAALRALVERARAPREGGYTVDDFPAARMDQEELDDLLAQLEEI, translated from the coding sequence ATGGATATCACTACCCGCCGCGCGGGGCTGTCGCCGGAGCGACGCGCGCTGCTGCAGCAGCGGCTGTCCGGCCGGGGCGAGGCCGCGGCGCCCGCGCTCGAGACCATCACCCGCTGCGCCGGCCCGGGGCCCGAGCACCCCGCGTCGTTCATGCAGGAGCAGATGTGGCTGGTCACCCAGCTCGACCCCGAGCACGCCGTCTACAACGTGCCCGTGGCCGTGCTGGTGCGCGCCGACGCCGACATCCCCGCGCTGGAGCGCGCCTTCTCGGAGGTGGTGCGGCGCCACGAGGGGCTGCGCACCGTCTTCCGCGTGGTCGACGGACAGCTGCGCCAGGTCGTCCTCCCCCCCTTCCCCGTGCGGGCCGAGGTGCGCGACGTCCGCGACCGGGTAGGCGACGACTTCGAGCGCGACGTGCGCCGGCTCGTCACCGAGGAAGGCGCGCGCCTCCTCGACGTGGAACGCGGGCCGCTGGTGCGCATGACGCTCCTGCGCGTGAACGACGAGCGGTACGCACTCGTCATCACCGTGCACCACATCGTCACCGACGGGTGGGCGTATCCCCTTCTCCTGCACGAGCTGTGGACGCTCTACGCCGCCGACCGCCGCGGCGAGCGCGCCGACCTCCCCGCGCCGGGGCTGCGCTACGCCGACTACGCCGTCTGGCAGCGCGAGCACCTGACCGGCGCCACGCTCCAGCGCCACGTCGACTACTGGCGGAACCTGCTGGCCGGCGCGCCCGAGACCGAGCTGGTGGGCGACCGGCCGCGCCCGGCGCGTCCGTCGTATCGCGGCGCCTTCCACCACTTCGTCGTTCCCGAGGCCACCACCGCCGCGCTGCGCGCCCTCTGCCTGCGCGAGAAGGTGACGCTGAACATGGTGCTCACCGCCGGCTTCGCGGCCACGCTGGCGCGCTACTCGGGGAACGCCGACGTGGTGCTGGGCGCGCTGTTCGGCAACCGCAACCGCCCCGAGCTGCACGACGTGGTGGGGTGCTTCGTCAACTCCGCCGCGCTCCGGCTCGACCTGACGGACGATCCGGGCCTGGCCGCGGCGTCGCGGCGGGCGCGCATGCTGATCCTGGAGGCCGAGGCGCACCAGGAGCTGCCCTTCGAGAAGGTGGTGGAGCACCTGCACGTGGAGCGCGACCCCAGCCGCAACCCGCTGTTCCAGGTGATGTACTTCCATCACACCTTCATCGCCGCGCACACCAGCGCGGTCGACGACGGGCTGGACGCGCGCCCCGTGTACGAGGACAACCGCGCCGCGCTGGTCGACACGGGGATGTCGAAGCTCGACCTGACCATGGCCACGCTGGAAGACGGCCCGAAGCTGTCCGGCGTGGTCGAGTACGCCACCGACCTCTTCGACGCGGAGACCGTCGACCGCTTCTGCCGCCACTTCTGCACCCTGCTCACGCGCGCGGCCGCCGAGCCGGAGCGCCCGCTCTCGCAGCTCTCCCTCCTCGACGCAGGCGAGCGCCGCGAGGTGCTGGAGGGGTGGAGCCGCGGCCCCGCGACCGCGGTGGAGCCGGCGCCCTTCCACCGCCTGTGGGAGGCGCAGGCCGCGCGCACGCCCGACGCCGAGGCGGTGCGCCACGCCGGCGAGGCGGTCTCCTTCGCGGAGCTGAACGCGCGCGCCAACCGGCTCGCGCGGCGGCTGCGCGCGGCCGGCGTGGGGCCGGAGACGGTGGTCGCGCTCTGCCTGGAGCGCTCGCCGCGGGTGATCCAGTCGATGCTCGCCGTGTCGAAGGCGGGCGGCGCCTTCCTCCCCGTCGACCCCGCGTATCCGCCCGAGCGGCGGCGGTACATGCTGGAGGATTCGGGCGCGCGCGTGGTGATCGCCGAGCGCGGCGACGACGCCATCCCCGCCGGCATCCCCGTGATCCACCCCGACGTGATGGAGGGGGATGACGGAAACCTGGAGGGCGCGGACGAGGTGGAGAACGCGGCGTACGTGATCTACACCTCGGGCTCCACCGGGCTGCCCAAGGGCGTGGTGCTGACGCACCGGGGGATCGCGTCGCTGGCGGCGATGGAGGCCGAGGTGCTGGGCGCGCACCCTGGCGCGCGCGTCCTCCAGTTCGCCTCGTTCTCGTTCGACGCGTCGCTGTGGGACGTGTTCACCATCCTCTCCGGCGCCACGCTGGTCATCGCCCCGCGCGACGAGGCGGCGGCCGGCGAGCTGCTGGCGGAGTTCCTGGAGCGCGAGCGGGTGAACGTCGTCACCCTGGGCCCCTCCGTCCTGGCCACGCTCCCGCCCGACGGGCTCCCCGACCTGCGCACCGTCGTCTCCACCGGCGAGGCGGTGGGGCCGGAGGTGGTGCGCCGCTGGGGGACCGGCCGCCGCTTCGTGAACGGCTACGGGCCGACGGAGACCACGGTCGGCGCGACCCTGTCGATCAATCCGGCCGCCGAGGGGCGCATCTCCATCGGCCGCCCCTGGCCCGGTCTCCAGACGTACGTGCTCGACCCCGCGCTGCGCCCGCTCCCCGCCGGCATTCCCGGCGAGGTGTGCGTGGGCGGCATCGGCGTCGCCCGCGGCTACCTGGGCCGCCCGGCGCTCACTGCCGAGAAGTTCGTCCCCGACCCGTTCGGCGGCGTCCCCGGCGCGCGCCTGTACCGCACGGGCGACGTGGCGCGCTGGACGTGCGAAAGTGCGAAGGTGCGAAAGTGCGAAAGTGAGGCGGAGCCAGGCGAAACCACTCTCGCACTCTCGCACTCTCGCACTTTCGCACTCGAGTTCATCGGCCGCGCCGACCGCCAGGTGAAGATCCGCGGCTTCCGCATCGAGCTGGGCGAGGTGGAGACGGCCCTCCTCGCGCTCCCCGGCGTGCGCGAGGCGGCGGCGATCGTCCACGAGCCCGCGCCGGGATCGCGGCGGCTGGTCGCGTACGTCGCGGCGGACGACGGCGTCACCGCGGATGGGCTGCGGGCGGCGCTGCGCAGCGGGATGCCGGAGTACATGGTGCCCTCGGCGCTGGTGCTCCTCCCCGCCCTGCCGCGCACGCCCAACGGCAAGCTGGACCGCCGCGCCCTCCCCGCGCCCGAGATCGCCGAGGCGGCGGGCGACCAGACGGCGCCGCGCACCCGCGCCGAGGAGGTGCTGGCGCGCGTCTGGGCGCAGGTGCTCGGGCGTGAGTCCGTCGGCGTGCACGACAACTTCTTCGAGCTGGGGGGAGATTCGATCCTCTCCATCCAGGTGATCGTGCGCGCGGCGCGCGAGGGCGTGCGCATCGCCCTGCGGCAGGTGTTCCAGCACCAGACCATCGCCGAGCTGGCCGCCGCGGCCGAGACGGCGACGCCCATCGATGCCGAGCAAGGCCCCGTCACCGGCGACGCGCCGCTCACCCCCACGCAGCGCTGGATCCTGGAGCGCGGCATCCCCCGTCCCGAGCACTGGAACATGGGGATGGCGCTGGAGGCGCGCGGGCGGCTCGATCCCCATCTCCTCCAGCGCGCCGCGGACGCCGTCGCCGCGCACCACGACGCGCTGCGCACTCGCTTCGTCCGCGGGGACGGGGGATGGACGGCATCGACCGCCGTCCCGGAGCCGGCCGCCTTCGACCGCTTCGACCTATCCTCCATCCCCCAGGAGCAGTTGGAGATGGAGATGGAGGCGCGCGCGGCGGCGGTGCAGACGGGGATGGACCTGGCCGCGGGCCCGCTCTTCCGCGTCGCGCTCTTCGACCTCGGGCCCGATCGCCCGCAGCGGATCCTCGTCGCGGCGCACCACCTGGTGGTGGATGCCGTCTCGCTCCCGGTGCTGGCGGAGGACCTGGAGGCGGCGTACCGGCAGCTCGCCGGCGGCGGCGAGGTGCGGCTGCCGCCGAAGACGACGGCGTTCCGCGAGTGGGCGCGCCGCCTGGACGAGCGCGCCCGCGCCCCGGAGACGCTGGCGCAGCTCCCGTTCTGGCTGGGCGCCCTCCCCGCCGCCGCCGATCCCCTCCCCGCGGACGTCCCCGGCGCGCCGGACGACGAGGCGGGGACCGCCGTCGCCGTCGCGGAGCTCACGGTGGCGGAGACGCGCGCGCTGCTGGAGGAGGTGCCCGCCGCCTTCGGCACGCAGGTGAACGACGCGCTCCTCGCCGCGCTGGCCGAGGCCTTCCGCGCCTGGAGCGGCCGCGAATCGCTCCTCGTCGACGTCGAGGGGCACGGGCGCGAGGACCTGTTCGACGACGTGGACGTCTCGCGTACGGTGGGCTGGTTCACCTCCGTCTTCCCCATCCACCTGCAGGCCACGGGAGATGCCGCCGCGACGCTGAACGGGGTGAAGGAGGCGCTGCGGGCGGTCCCCGAGCGCGGCATGGGCCACGGCCTGCTGCGCTGGCTCGCGGGTGACGCGGCGGCGGAGCTGGCGGCGCGTCCCGCGGCGGAGGTCAGCTTCAACTACATGGGCCAGGCCGGCGCCGCCGCACCCGATTCCAGCGCGCTCCTCGTCCCCGCCGCGGGGCCGATCGGCCCCACGCGCGACCCGTCGCAGCCGCGCACGCACCGCATCTCCGTGGAGGGCTCCGTCGCCGACGGCGTGCTGCGGATGGGCATCTTCTACGGCGCCCGCGTCTTCCGCGCGGAGACGATGGAGCGGCTCGCCGAGGCTTACGGCGCCGCCCTGCGCGCGCTGGTCGAGCGGGCCCGCGCGCCGCGGGAGGGGGGCTACACCGTCGACGACTTCCCCGCGGCGCGGATGGACCAGGAGGAGCTGGACGACCTCCTGGCGCAGCTCGAGGAGATCTGA